Genomic DNA from Catellatospora sp. TT07R-123:
TCCCAGCGCGGGCCCGCCTGCCGCAGGAACCAGCACTCGTCCGGCACCGGCACATGCTCATGCACCCCCGGAAGCTGGAACGACTCGGGCGGCTGCCCGGCCTCCAGCAGGGCCAGCGCCAGCTCGTGCCGATCCACGTCCACCCCCGTCGCCACCGCCCGATCGAATCCCGCCTTCCAGCTTGTACTGGATGCCGGGCCCAGGTTGCCCGAACCAGGAGCGACGCGCCGGGAAACTCCCCAACAACTCTTTGACAGTCGCCCGGCCCGCTCCTAGACTCCCCAACATGTCTTTGGGAGACACGGACGACGTCTTCGACGAACCGTCCCTGCGCGAGGTCACCGAGGGGCTGCGGGCCTTCGCCCACCCCATCCGGCTGCGCATGCTGTCCCTGCTCACCGGCGCGGCGATGAGCGCCGCCGAGGTCGCCCGCGAGCTGGACATCACGCATGCCAACGCCAGTTACCACCTGCGGTTGCTGCTTGCCAGCGGCACCATCACCACCGCCGGGGAGGAGCAGGTGCGCGGCGGCCGCGCCAAGCGCTACCGGTACGACCACGACCACGAGCTGAACAGGCCTCCCGGCCGGCCCGACCGAGCGCCCGACCCCGACGGCGCCCGGCTGGTCTACGCCGCGCTCGCCGCCGAGCTGCAACGCCGCGCCCGCGCCATGATCCCCGGCGGAGCCAACTTCCTCACCGACGCCGAGTTGTGGGTCGACCCCGACCAGTGGCGCGAGATCCGCGACCGCGTCGCCGCGGCCGCCGACGACCTGCACCGTATCGCCCAACGCCCCCACACCCCCGGGACGCTGCACGTCAGCGCCACGATCGCCCTGTTCCGGATGGAAGACCGATGACCCTGGCCGCCGCGCTGTCACCCCTGCGCCACTCCGCCTTCCGCAACCTCGCCCTCGGCCGCCTGATCAGCCTGCTCGGCAACGCCGTCGCGCCGATCGCGCTCGCCTTCGCCGTGCTCGACCTGACCCACTCGGCCAGCGACCTGGGCCTGGTCGTCGGCGCCCGCTCGCTGACCAACGTCGCGTTCGTGCTGTTCGGCGGCGTCATCGCCGACCGCCTGCCCCGCCACCTGGTCATGGTCGGCTCCAGCCTGATGGCGGCCGCGACCCAGACCGCCGTCGCCGCACTCGTCCTCACCGGTTCGGCCACCGTGCCGCTGCTGATGGCACTGAGCGCGGTCAA
This window encodes:
- a CDS encoding transcriptional regulator; the protein is MSLGDTDDVFDEPSLREVTEGLRAFAHPIRLRMLSLLTGAAMSAAEVARELDITHANASYHLRLLLASGTITTAGEEQVRGGRAKRYRYDHDHELNRPPGRPDRAPDPDGARLVYAALAAELQRRARAMIPGGANFLTDAELWVDPDQWREIRDRVAAAADDLHRIAQRPHTPGTLHVSATIALFRMEDR